One segment of Paenibacillus rhizovicinus DNA contains the following:
- a CDS encoding carbohydrate ABC transporter permease — protein sequence MKKPQFSFMSLAIGLVLLLLAASMIYPFLYMLAVSLSGDKYVIKGAVTLIPKGLNTKVYRIVLDDPRIFTAYRNTILYVFVGTAISLAATSLGAYALSKKNMLFHTAFTYLIVFTMFFGGGMIPTFLVVRGLGLVDSIWGMVLPTAISTWNLIIMRTFFAGFPSELEESGKIDGLNDFQVFYYLVMPVTKAIFATIGLFYAVGIWNNFYSALLYLRSQEHFPLQVVLRNIILAGQVRSSNVTSVGGDQLVVEESLKYAVIMVSTLPILLVYPFLQKYFVKGAMIGSVKG from the coding sequence ATGAAGAAGCCGCAATTCTCGTTCATGTCGCTCGCGATCGGGCTCGTCCTGCTCCTGCTGGCGGCCAGCATGATCTATCCGTTCCTGTATATGCTTGCGGTCTCCTTGAGCGGCGACAAGTATGTCATCAAGGGTGCCGTGACCCTCATACCGAAAGGACTCAATACCAAAGTATACCGCATCGTGCTGGACGACCCGCGGATATTCACGGCCTACCGCAACACGATTCTGTACGTCTTCGTCGGCACTGCGATATCGCTGGCCGCGACGTCGCTCGGGGCATACGCGCTGTCGAAGAAGAACATGCTGTTCCACACGGCATTCACGTACCTCATCGTGTTCACGATGTTTTTCGGCGGGGGCATGATTCCGACGTTTCTCGTCGTGCGGGGGCTCGGCCTCGTGGATTCGATCTGGGGCATGGTCCTTCCGACCGCGATCAGCACATGGAATCTGATCATCATGCGCACCTTCTTCGCCGGATTTCCATCCGAGCTTGAGGAGTCGGGCAAGATCGACGGCTTGAACGACTTTCAAGTTTTTTATTATCTGGTCATGCCCGTGACGAAGGCGATATTTGCCACCATCGGCTTGTTCTACGCGGTCGGCATCTGGAACAATTTCTACTCGGCGCTGCTCTATTTGCGCAGTCAGGAACATTTTCCGCTTCAGGTCGTGCTGCGGAACATCATCCTGGCAGGCCAGGTGCGAAGCTCCAACGTAACCAGCGTAGGAGGGGATCAGCTCGTCGTCGAAGAATCTTTGAAATACGCCGTCATTATGGTATCGACGCTGCCGATTCTCCTCGTGTACCCTTTCCTGCAGAAGTATTTCGTCAAAGGCGCCATGATCGGATCTGTTAAAGGATAA
- a CDS encoding helix-turn-helix domain-containing protein, whose amino-acid sequence MRTIFRFKLGTNSLFTQLFISFLAVILLLLSFNYFSFSFYQNNIRDEIIKYNDVNLDHTTENYESYFELLYKLSLGFYFRDSVQTLAKNHEDYAASNYIVRNEINSVLSIPKLYLDNFMLYINDNSLVLEQGGTARAQTMFTKFYHSTNYPYAFWKGQFDSPYGFRLFPAANFEEIGLNKEITSSKQLFSFIVKNKLYPDFYLIAFIDANKLFQTFHQSINKQFYIADSDGQPVYASQLTASEQLPAFTGAQGAIRQGSYYYFYKKGTVTGFTYVNTVPLEEITSQISRLRLTLWSVLLAALAIGLITSILFTIRFHSPVKKIISSIQSIGGHAAQPSRIKEFALIGENIRSMLEANRNIHQSMNDSKALLQYYALTNRIKKITMNLPDLQELIVNPNPYLLVLYELKFKRRYKDEIGIDREQAVFYLKECIDLCIAGRHRDSLTFPIESDQLLSIVFLPPENPPILDTLQRIVSMMEVDRDYYFAAIAVSGTHHQPAEFTDAYEQALTLLNNRPIHDSTEILSAPGRKNPPEFVITVEQEYELNLHLYAGNCENTLQLIRRTLGAMQRKQATALRCAQFANDVLSRILNVLRALSLESPFIQRLPSPQQQLQECYTIQDYERFFTNAVTEATLLIRDHKEAADPIVDFVVQYLERHYAQDITLDIVADKLGISSGYLSTYFKEKTQKNFIDYVNEVRVANAKTLLRESGARIQEIAAGVGYQNMNSFNRMFKKFTSMTPSEFRMKHKQ is encoded by the coding sequence ATGCGCACGATCTTTCGTTTCAAACTCGGCACTAATTCGCTGTTCACCCAACTGTTCATTTCGTTCCTGGCCGTTATCCTGCTGCTGCTTTCGTTCAACTACTTCTCCTTCTCTTTCTACCAGAACAACATCCGCGACGAGATCATCAAGTACAACGACGTCAACTTGGACCATACGACCGAAAACTATGAAAGCTATTTCGAGCTGCTCTATAAGCTGTCACTCGGTTTCTATTTCCGGGACAGCGTTCAGACGCTCGCCAAAAACCACGAAGACTACGCCGCTTCCAACTATATCGTGCGCAACGAGATCAACAGCGTGCTGTCGATTCCGAAATTATATTTGGACAACTTCATGCTGTACATCAACGACAATTCGCTCGTCTTGGAGCAGGGCGGGACGGCCCGGGCCCAGACGATGTTTACGAAGTTCTATCACAGTACGAATTATCCGTATGCCTTCTGGAAGGGACAATTCGATTCCCCGTACGGTTTTCGGTTGTTTCCTGCCGCGAATTTCGAGGAAATCGGCCTCAACAAGGAAATCACCTCTTCGAAGCAATTGTTCTCCTTCATCGTGAAAAACAAGCTGTACCCCGATTTCTACCTGATTGCCTTCATCGACGCGAATAAGCTGTTCCAAACGTTCCATCAGTCCATTAACAAGCAATTCTATATCGCCGATTCCGACGGCCAGCCGGTTTATGCTTCGCAGCTAACGGCTTCCGAGCAGCTACCCGCATTTACAGGAGCGCAGGGCGCCATTCGCCAAGGGTCCTATTATTACTTTTACAAGAAGGGAACCGTTACAGGGTTTACCTATGTAAACACGGTGCCGCTGGAAGAGATTACGTCCCAAATCTCCCGGCTCCGATTGACGCTATGGTCGGTCCTGCTGGCAGCGCTGGCAATCGGTCTCATTACGTCGATCTTGTTCACGATCCGCTTCCACAGCCCGGTCAAGAAAATCATCAGTTCCATTCAAAGCATCGGCGGACATGCCGCTCAGCCTAGCCGAATCAAAGAGTTTGCGCTTATCGGCGAGAACATTCGCAGCATGCTGGAAGCGAACCGGAATATCCATCAATCGATGAACGACAGCAAAGCGCTGCTGCAATATTACGCGCTTACGAACCGAATTAAGAAGATTACGATGAACTTGCCCGATCTTCAGGAATTGATCGTCAATCCGAATCCCTACCTGCTCGTCCTGTACGAATTGAAATTCAAGCGCCGTTACAAAGACGAGATCGGCATCGACCGGGAGCAGGCCGTCTTCTACCTGAAAGAATGCATAGATCTCTGCATCGCCGGGCGTCATCGCGACTCGCTCACTTTCCCGATTGAATCCGACCAGCTCTTGTCCATCGTGTTCCTTCCGCCGGAAAACCCGCCTATCCTGGACACGCTGCAGCGGATCGTCAGCATGATGGAAGTTGACCGGGACTACTATTTCGCCGCGATCGCAGTCAGCGGTACGCATCATCAGCCCGCGGAATTCACGGACGCCTACGAGCAGGCGCTGACGCTGCTGAACAACCGCCCGATTCATGACAGCACGGAAATCCTGTCCGCTCCGGGACGCAAGAACCCGCCGGAATTCGTCATCACGGTCGAGCAAGAATATGAGCTCAACTTGCATTTGTACGCCGGCAATTGCGAGAACACGCTGCAGTTGATCAGAAGGACGCTGGGCGCGATGCAGCGCAAACAAGCGACAGCGCTCCGCTGCGCCCAGTTCGCCAACGATGTATTGAGCCGCATTCTCAACGTGCTGCGCGCATTGAGTTTAGAAAGTCCGTTTATCCAGCGGCTGCCGTCCCCTCAGCAGCAATTGCAAGAATGCTACACAATTCAGGATTACGAGCGCTTCTTCACGAACGCGGTGACCGAAGCGACGTTGTTAATCCGCGATCACAAAGAAGCGGCGGATCCGATCGTAGACTTTGTCGTTCAATACCTCGAGCGCCATTACGCGCAAGACATTACGCTCGATATCGTCGCGGACAAGCTCGGCATCTCCAGCGGATATCTCTCGACGTATTTCAAAGAGAAAACGCAAAAGAACTTCATCGACTACGTCAATGAAGTTCGCGTTGCGAATGCCAAGACGCTGCTGCGGGAATCCGGCGCGCGCATTCAAGAGATTGCCGCCGGCGTCGGTTATCAGAACATGAATTCCTTCAATCGGATGTTCAAGAAATTTACGAGCATGACGCCAAGTGAGTTCAGGATGAAGCATAAACAATAA
- the gndA gene encoding NADP-dependent phosphogluconate dehydrogenase gives MAKQQIGVVGLAVMGKNLALNIESKGFSVAVYNRSAEKTNELLAEAQGKNFVGAYSVEEFVNALETPRKILIMVKAGQPTDDTINQLVPYLSQGDILIDGGNAFFPDTQRRNKDLQAQGFRFIGAGVSGGEEGALLGPAIMPGGQRDAYELVEPILTAISAKVNGDPCSTYIGADGAGHYVKMVHNGIEYGDMQLIGEAYHLLKDVLNLDTNELHDIFTEWNNGELDSYLIEITADIFGKTDPETGKPMVDVILDSAGQKGTGKWTSQSALDLGVPLSIITESVFARFISAMKDERVAASKLLQGPAASGYEGDRGAFIEAVRQALYASKIASYAQGFAQMRAASEAYDWNLNYGGIAMIFRGGCIIRARFLQNIKDAYDRDPELKNLFLDEYFRGVVDNYQGAWRRVVSVAVERGIPVPAFASALAYYDSYRSERLPANLLQAQRDYFGAHTFQRLDREGSFHFQWMANE, from the coding sequence TTGGCAAAACAACAAATCGGCGTGGTCGGCTTGGCCGTCATGGGCAAGAACCTCGCGTTGAATATCGAAAGCAAAGGTTTCTCGGTAGCCGTGTACAACCGTTCCGCGGAGAAAACGAACGAACTGCTGGCAGAAGCGCAAGGTAAAAACTTCGTTGGCGCCTACAGCGTCGAGGAATTCGTCAACGCGCTCGAAACGCCGCGCAAAATTCTGATCATGGTCAAAGCCGGACAGCCGACGGACGATACGATCAACCAGCTCGTTCCTTACTTGAGCCAAGGCGATATTCTGATCGACGGCGGCAACGCGTTCTTCCCGGATACGCAGCGCAGGAACAAAGACTTGCAAGCGCAGGGCTTCCGCTTCATCGGCGCAGGCGTTTCCGGCGGCGAGGAAGGCGCGCTGCTCGGACCGGCAATCATGCCGGGCGGACAGCGGGATGCATACGAGCTGGTCGAGCCGATCTTGACCGCCATCTCGGCGAAAGTGAACGGCGATCCTTGCTCCACTTACATCGGGGCGGACGGCGCAGGCCACTATGTCAAAATGGTTCACAACGGCATCGAATACGGCGACATGCAGCTGATCGGCGAAGCGTACCACTTGCTGAAGGATGTCTTGAACCTCGACACGAACGAGCTGCATGACATCTTCACGGAATGGAACAATGGCGAGCTGGACAGCTATCTGATTGAAATCACCGCCGATATCTTCGGTAAGACGGATCCGGAAACGGGCAAACCGATGGTGGACGTCATTCTGGATTCCGCCGGCCAGAAGGGAACAGGCAAATGGACGAGCCAAAGCGCGCTTGATCTGGGCGTGCCGCTGTCCATCATCACCGAATCCGTATTCGCCCGTTTCATCTCCGCGATGAAAGACGAGCGCGTTGCGGCAAGCAAGCTGCTTCAAGGTCCAGCCGCTTCCGGCTACGAAGGCGACCGCGGCGCGTTCATCGAAGCTGTGCGCCAAGCGCTGTACGCCAGCAAGATCGCTTCGTACGCGCAAGGATTCGCACAGATGCGTGCGGCATCCGAGGCGTATGACTGGAATTTGAACTATGGCGGCATCGCGATGATTTTCCGCGGCGGATGCATTATTCGCGCCCGTTTCCTGCAAAATATCAAAGACGCCTACGATCGCGATCCGGAGCTGAAAAACCTGTTCCTGGACGAGTACTTCCGCGGCGTCGTCGACAATTATCAAGGCGCTTGGAGACGCGTCGTCTCCGTTGCCGTCGAACGCGGCATCCCGGTTCCGGCATTCGCTTCCGCGCTGGCTTATTACGACAGCTACCGCTCCGAGCGGCTTCCGGCGAACCTGCTGCAAGCGCAGCGGGATTACTTCGGTGCGCATACGTTCCAGCGTTTGGACCGCGAGGGCAGCTTCCACTTCCAATGGATGGCGAACGAATAA
- a CDS encoding ABC transporter permease, with protein MMPEGRSNRLMRKLNKDKYLLLMQLPCLIYYLVFRYAPMFGLVISFKNYNLFKGVWASPWVGLKYYRTFLNSPDFFELLSNTVLLGVTKLAFAFPAPIILALLLNEVTATFLKRFVQTVSYLPHFISNVVVASMVLTFLSPSTGVVNHYLKVLGFHPVNFMSEPGWFRPVYVLSEIWQHVGWETIIYLAALTAIDPQLYEAARIDGANRWRQTLNITLPCMAPTIIILFIFNVGDVLDIGFEKVFLLASPAIYSTADIISTYVYRVGLSQGNYSYAASIDLFTAIISLIFVFTANFLARKFSEHSIW; from the coding sequence ATGATGCCGGAAGGAAGATCGAATCGTTTGATGCGGAAGCTGAACAAAGACAAATATTTGCTCCTCATGCAGCTGCCATGTCTGATCTATTATTTGGTTTTCCGCTATGCGCCGATGTTCGGGCTGGTCATATCCTTCAAGAATTACAATTTGTTCAAAGGGGTATGGGCGAGTCCATGGGTAGGGTTGAAATATTACCGGACGTTTCTGAACAGCCCGGATTTCTTCGAACTGCTGAGCAACACGGTGCTGCTCGGCGTGACGAAGCTGGCGTTCGCCTTCCCGGCCCCGATCATACTGGCCTTGCTCCTGAACGAAGTGACGGCCACGTTCTTGAAGCGCTTCGTGCAGACGGTGAGCTACTTGCCCCACTTCATCTCCAACGTGGTCGTGGCGAGCATGGTGCTCACGTTCTTATCGCCTTCCACGGGCGTGGTGAACCACTATTTGAAGGTACTCGGATTTCACCCGGTCAACTTCATGTCCGAGCCCGGCTGGTTCAGGCCGGTGTACGTCCTGTCGGAAATTTGGCAGCATGTCGGCTGGGAAACGATCATCTATTTGGCCGCGCTGACGGCCATCGATCCGCAGCTGTACGAGGCGGCGCGCATCGATGGCGCGAACAGGTGGAGACAGACGCTGAACATCACGCTGCCCTGCATGGCGCCGACCATTATTATTTTGTTCATTTTCAATGTCGGCGACGTTCTGGACATCGGCTTCGAGAAGGTGTTCCTGCTGGCGAGTCCTGCGATCTACAGCACCGCCGATATTATCAGCACGTACGTGTATCGCGTCGGCCTCAGCCAAGGCAATTACAGCTATGCCGCTTCCATCGATCTGTTCACCGCGATCATCAGTCTGATCTTCGTGTTCACGGCGAATTTCCTGGCCCGCAAATTCAGCGAGCACAGTATATGGTAG
- a CDS encoding NAD-dependent epimerase/dehydratase family protein, protein MKTIEELEAKLAEPSDALIQDIRNIEGDIMLLGVGGKMGPSLARLLLNGIRQAGVSKRVIGVSRFSEPGLREQLEADGVETIACDLLNDEALQALPDVPNVIYMAGNKFGTTGNESFTWAMNAYLPGRVAEKYRNSRIVVFSSGNVYPFTPVGYGGANEAVSPSPVGEYGQSCLGRERIFEHFAKKYEIPMVIYRLNYAIDMRYGVLLELAKSVKAGKPIQLAMGHANVIWQGDANEIAIRSLLACETPVNFLNVTGPETVSIRWAAEEFGKRLGTAPVFEGVEASDALLNNASKCMKRFGYPRVSLLQMIDWVAEWVEAGGATLNKPTHFQERKGKF, encoded by the coding sequence TTGAAGACGATTGAAGAACTGGAAGCGAAGCTTGCCGAGCCATCGGACGCACTCATTCAAGACATACGAAATATCGAAGGGGACATTATGCTGCTCGGCGTCGGGGGCAAGATGGGACCGAGCTTGGCCCGATTATTGTTGAACGGGATCCGTCAGGCAGGCGTGAGCAAACGAGTGATCGGCGTATCCCGATTCTCCGAGCCTGGATTGCGGGAGCAGCTGGAAGCGGACGGCGTCGAGACGATCGCCTGCGATCTGTTGAACGACGAAGCGCTCCAAGCGCTGCCGGATGTTCCGAATGTCATCTACATGGCCGGCAACAAATTCGGCACGACCGGGAACGAATCGTTCACGTGGGCGATGAATGCCTATCTGCCCGGCCGGGTGGCCGAGAAGTACAGAAACTCGCGCATCGTCGTCTTCTCCTCGGGTAACGTGTATCCGTTCACGCCGGTCGGATACGGCGGCGCGAACGAAGCGGTATCCCCGTCGCCGGTCGGCGAATATGGGCAGTCCTGTTTGGGACGCGAGCGTATTTTCGAGCATTTTGCCAAGAAGTATGAGATTCCGATGGTCATCTATCGGTTGAACTATGCGATCGATATGCGTTACGGCGTCCTGCTGGAGCTTGCCAAGTCGGTCAAAGCGGGCAAGCCGATCCAGCTGGCCATGGGCCATGCCAACGTGATCTGGCAGGGGGACGCGAACGAGATCGCGATCCGTTCTTTGCTCGCCTGCGAGACGCCGGTGAATTTCCTGAACGTGACGGGACCGGAGACGGTATCGATCCGCTGGGCGGCGGAGGAATTCGGCAAACGGCTCGGCACCGCGCCGGTCTTCGAAGGCGTGGAAGCGAGCGACGCTCTCCTGAACAATGCCTCGAAATGCATGAAACGCTTCGGTTATCCGCGCGTTTCGCTGCTGCAAATGATCGACTGGGTGGCGGAATGGGTGGAAGCCGGCGGAGCGACGCTCAATAAGCCGACCCATTTCCAAGAGCGAAAGGGGAAATTTTAA
- a CDS encoding dihydrodipicolinate synthase family protein, with translation MQAVPSLSPEQSRALHEGLVIPAHPLALDEQRQLDAASQRALTRYYMAAGAGGIAVGVHSTQFEIRDPQHNLYETVLRLASEEVERVALRRPFIRVAGICGPLGQALGEAKLAAALGYDAGLLSMGGLQGLSEQELLNRTERVAAVMPVIGFYLQPSVGGRVFSFDFWRAFADIPGVVAIKMAPFNRYQTIDVVRAVCSSERRDQIALYTGNDDNIVNDLLTTYRFQVNGQSVEKRIVGGLLGHWAVWTQKAVELLEEIKRVRQEGQISPEWLTRNIAATEANAAFFDPAHGFAGCIPGIHEVLRRQGLMRGTWCLNPHEELSPGQKEEIDRVYRDYPELNDDEFVRAHLAKWLA, from the coding sequence ATGCAAGCCGTACCGTCGCTTTCCCCTGAACAAAGCCGCGCGCTTCATGAAGGGCTCGTCATTCCCGCGCATCCGCTCGCGCTGGATGAACAACGGCAGCTCGATGCCGCGTCCCAACGGGCATTGACCCGCTATTACATGGCTGCCGGCGCAGGCGGCATCGCCGTCGGGGTCCATTCCACGCAATTCGAGATCCGCGACCCGCAGCACAATTTATACGAGACCGTGCTGCGCCTTGCTTCCGAAGAAGTCGAGCGCGTCGCGCTGCGGCGCCCGTTCATTCGGGTCGCAGGAATATGCGGACCTCTCGGGCAGGCGCTTGGCGAAGCGAAGCTTGCCGCCGCACTCGGCTACGATGCGGGACTGCTCAGCATGGGCGGCTTGCAGGGCTTGTCGGAACAGGAGCTGTTGAACCGGACGGAGCGCGTCGCTGCCGTCATGCCGGTCATCGGATTTTATTTGCAGCCTTCGGTCGGCGGCAGGGTGTTCAGCTTTGATTTCTGGCGGGCATTCGCCGATATTCCCGGCGTCGTCGCGATCAAGATGGCGCCGTTCAACCGCTATCAGACGATCGATGTGGTCCGCGCCGTCTGCTCCTCCGAGCGGCGGGATCAGATCGCGTTGTACACCGGCAACGATGATAATATCGTGAACGATTTGCTGACGACGTATCGCTTCCAGGTCAACGGGCAATCGGTCGAGAAACGAATCGTCGGCGGTTTGCTCGGTCACTGGGCGGTATGGACGCAGAAGGCGGTCGAGCTGCTGGAGGAGATCAAGCGCGTCCGGCAGGAAGGGCAGATCTCGCCGGAATGGCTGACGCGCAATATCGCTGCGACGGAAGCGAACGCGGCGTTCTTCGATCCCGCCCACGGCTTCGCCGGCTGCATTCCCGGCATTCATGAAGTGCTCCGGAGGCAAGGCTTGATGCGGGGAACGTGGTGCCTGAACCCGCATGAGGAGCTGTCTCCCGGACAGAAGGAAGAGATCGATCGCGTTTACCGGGATTACCCGGAGCTGAACGATGACGAATTCGTGCGCGCGCATCTCGCGAAATGGCTGGCGTAA
- the fsa gene encoding fructose-6-phosphate aldolase has product MKFFIDTANLTDIKKAYKVGVLSGVTTNPSLVAKEGVKFEDRIAEILREVPEVESVSAEVTPDAVTAEEMIAQANELIKINDYDKNITIKLPMTLAGLEACRYLANKGVKTNVTLIFTVNQALLAARAGATYVSPFLGRLDDISEDGVQLVAKVAELFRTHNLSAQIIAASVRHPDHVTRVAMAGAHIATIPFSVIEQISKHPLTDQGMDKFAADWKKSVQ; this is encoded by the coding sequence ATGAAATTCTTCATCGATACCGCAAACCTGACAGATATCAAGAAAGCGTACAAAGTTGGCGTCTTGTCCGGCGTCACGACGAATCCGTCCTTGGTAGCCAAAGAAGGCGTGAAGTTCGAGGATCGCATCGCCGAGATTTTGCGCGAAGTGCCTGAAGTGGAGTCCGTTTCCGCAGAAGTGACGCCTGATGCCGTGACGGCTGAAGAGATGATCGCGCAAGCGAACGAATTGATCAAAATCAACGATTACGATAAGAACATCACGATTAAACTGCCGATGACGCTTGCCGGCTTGGAAGCTTGCCGTTACCTGGCCAATAAAGGCGTGAAGACGAACGTTACGCTGATCTTCACCGTGAATCAGGCGCTCTTGGCCGCTCGTGCGGGCGCAACGTACGTTTCTCCGTTCCTCGGCCGCTTGGACGACATCTCGGAAGACGGCGTGCAGCTGGTAGCGAAAGTGGCTGAACTGTTCCGCACGCATAACCTGAGCGCGCAAATCATCGCCGCTTCCGTCCGCCACCCGGATCACGTAACGCGGGTAGCCATGGCAGGCGCGCATATCGCGACGATCCCGTTCTCGGTCATCGAGCAGATCTCGAAGCATCCGCTGACGGATCAAGGCATGGATAAATTCGCTGCAGATTGGAAGAAATCCGTTCAATAA
- a CDS encoding GGDEF domain-containing protein, translated as MKKSMSEHSETTETTETTGTSGTSGTSGTTETTGKHKPRPDEPGSPKGISIGIIGPDELVKRILHVLKAFPSFSPVAQTYANVDEAPRLAEAIADEVEVLLVSGPVPYNKIREQTSLSLALHYVPLTDTGFYRALSRLKNALGPDSLLRVSIDTLGKPMISQSLAEINETRIVPVLYDGPSNASKEALVAHHAALFDAGACDAVLTAEASVAAALSERGIPNEWVIPTDGNITVALERALLSTETRQSKEAQIVVGLMNLDHFERRIQTHASEHEIQKFKLEIHRMLLDYVASLDGYLTHLGGDEYLFFTTRGIFERVTGGYKSIPLGRSVYQKFGLSLSIGMGFGRSANEAGTHARAALRKSKEAGGDTCFIVGEDRMLIGPLAMSDPLEAALSLTDADLIKRAEDAGMTSAYLSKLMAQVARTGQTDYMVHELAAIMDITVRSTHRLLQQWLDHRLVTISGVEKVPKGRPRQIFRLVFLQDQTGG; from the coding sequence ATGAAGAAGAGCATGAGCGAGCATAGCGAAACCACCGAAACCACCGAAACCACCGGAACCTCCGGAACCTCCGGAACCTCCGGAACCACCGAAACCACCGGAAAACATAAACCGCGCCCGGACGAGCCTGGCTCCCCGAAAGGCATATCGATCGGAATCATCGGTCCCGACGAGCTCGTGAAGCGGATTCTGCACGTCCTGAAGGCGTTCCCGTCTTTTTCTCCGGTTGCGCAGACGTACGCGAACGTAGACGAAGCCCCGCGGCTGGCGGAAGCGATCGCGGATGAAGTGGAAGTGCTCCTCGTGTCGGGTCCCGTGCCGTATAACAAAATCCGCGAGCAAACGAGCCTCAGCCTCGCGCTGCATTACGTGCCGCTCACGGATACGGGCTTCTACCGCGCGCTGTCCCGTTTGAAGAACGCGTTAGGACCCGACAGCCTGCTGCGCGTTTCGATCGATACGCTCGGCAAGCCGATGATCAGCCAGTCGCTGGCCGAGATTAACGAGACGCGGATCGTGCCGGTGCTCTATGACGGCCCTTCGAACGCTTCGAAGGAAGCGCTCGTGGCGCATCACGCAGCGCTGTTCGATGCGGGAGCGTGCGACGCCGTGCTGACGGCCGAAGCGTCCGTTGCCGCGGCGCTGTCGGAACGCGGCATTCCGAACGAATGGGTCATTCCGACGGACGGCAACATCACGGTCGCCCTCGAACGGGCGCTGCTCTCCACGGAAACAAGGCAGAGCAAGGAAGCTCAAATCGTCGTCGGGCTCATGAATCTGGATCATTTCGAACGGCGCATTCAGACGCATGCGTCCGAGCACGAGATTCAGAAATTCAAGCTGGAAATCCACCGGATGCTGCTCGATTACGTGGCTTCGCTGGACGGCTATTTGACCCATCTCGGCGGAGATGAATATTTGTTCTTCACGACGCGCGGCATCTTCGAGCGCGTGACGGGCGGCTACAAGTCGATCCCGCTCGGCAGGAGCGTGTATCAGAAATTCGGCTTGTCGCTCAGCATCGGCATGGGTTTCGGCCGATCTGCCAACGAAGCCGGCACGCATGCCAGAGCTGCGCTGCGCAAGTCCAAGGAAGCGGGCGGCGATACATGCTTTATCGTCGGCGAAGACCGCATGCTGATCGGACCGCTGGCGATGTCGGACCCGCTCGAGGCCGCATTGTCTTTAACGGATGCAGACCTGATCAAGCGAGCGGAGGATGCGGGCATGACATCGGCCTATCTGAGCAAACTGATGGCGCAAGTGGCGCGAACCGGCCAGACGGATTATATGGTGCATGAATTGGCGGCGATCATGGACATAACGGTGCGAAGTACGCATCGCTTGCTGCAGCAGTGGCTTGATCACCGGCTCGTGACGATTTCGGGCGTGGAGAAGGTGCCCAAAGGAAGGCCGCGCCAAATCTTCCGGCTCGTGTTTCTCCAAGACCAGACAGGCGGTTAG